The genomic interval TGTATTGTTGTTGTTGAATAAAATTGACAATTCAAACCAAGAGCAATTAGAAGGACAAGTAGCTTTTTGGACGGAGAAAGTACCAAATGCCGAAATTTATCCAATTTCTGCTTTGAAGAATTTTAATGTTCCTGAGGTTTTTGGACGTATTTTGGAATTATTGCCGGAATCACCAGCGTATTATCCAAAAGATCAATTGACAGATAAGCCGGAACGTTTCTTTGTAAATGAAACCATTCGTGAGAAAATCTTATTGAACTACAGTAAAGAGATTCCGTATGCAGTAGAAATTGTTACAGAGGAATTTGTAGAAACAGAAAACATTATCAAAATCCGTTCGCTGATTATGGTGGAGCGTGATACACAAAAAGGTATCATCATTGGTCATAAAGGTGCTGCTTTGAAAAAAGTAGGAGTGGAGTCTCGTGAGGATTTGGAGAAATTCTTTGGAAAACAAATTCACATCGAATTGTATGTGAAGGTAAATAAAAACTGGAGAAGCAACGCTAATATGTTGAAGCGTTTCGGATATAATCAATAATAAAAGAATGTATAGGCGTAGGGACACGACCCGTTCGTATCTTGATTAAATAAAAATTTAAAATCAGTATTGGAATTTATTTCGAATGCTGATTTTTTTTTTAGCCCAGATCGAAATGGAAGCCCCGCAGTGAAAAAAGGTTGTTGTTGCTGGGGTTGCAGAGCGACCGGAGGAAGCTCCTGCAAGCGCATTGCAACAACTCCTTTTTGAGCGAGGAGTTGTAATGGAGAGCTGGATTGGCTTCTAATTATTAAGATGCAATAATGTCTTGGTATAATTTTTCGAGTTCTTTCATTTGGTCGTTGCCGTTATGTCTGATTTGGCGA from Flavobacterium ovatum carries:
- the era gene encoding GTPase Era, with amino-acid sequence MAHKAGFVNIIGNPNVGKSTLMNAFVGERLSIITSKAQTTRHRILGIVNGEDFQLILSDTPGIIKPAYEMQASMMNFVKSAFEDADILIYMVEIGEQDLKDEAFFNKIIHSKIPVLLLLNKIDNSNQEQLEGQVAFWTEKVPNAEIYPISALKNFNVPEVFGRILELLPESPAYYPKDQLTDKPERFFVNETIREKILLNYSKEIPYAVEIVTEEFVETENIIKIRSLIMVERDTQKGIIIGHKGAALKKVGVESREDLEKFFGKQIHIELYVKVNKNWRSNANMLKRFGYNQ